A section of the Euwallacea similis isolate ESF13 chromosome 9, ESF131.1, whole genome shotgun sequence genome encodes:
- the LOC136410917 gene encoding ankyrin repeat and LEM domain-containing protein 1-like, whose protein sequence is MLYRGKNKKEFYLASLLYDSIEYKHIESVLSLLTEKGADPNLVLPKKGISPFHLVIGCDSYEFARDVINVILQNGGNPNVRSDDGLTPIHIAAAWGRSEFLELLLKNGGDPEVGDVTRKTPFHYAAEEGFTDCLNLLKAYLPTKREFIRRDEDNNNCCLVLDKIIVNTGALIGEYYIAEDDPGLRSITTDHNSQHHLNLLPHTNTTEYIINWVSGQQSQNVTTNSDSSIAESITDGLGTQSSFECSDESLGESDDEREIKRFDPKLITFRKVYRKTRRKSSSPKNKSTSLDVSNSISKSLLNETFYSDARDFSSFKEYSKESGVVTIPNSSISTLSEKFIPNVSRKQDKSSDYFTCSHISINSLEKNIFELTDDLTTLSVNVQNDNAVKTGENSDDGASAEAECSFVSVSEVYKYIDAEEGVVLYERRFLKSSSGYAKSVKSSNVSCLSSLPPSFEYDDNNLRRELRQLGYNPGPITDTTKSLYLKKLHQLKKHPEIAKTYSTKANKKIYSVELEKCLRNLDWCTELSFKNLETQLEQQFSSPNPTVKWREGMTKSSFTYLLLDPRLTKNLPHRAETLSPLEIWQTFLSSIFYVGKGKRSRPYQHLYDAVGIWKKQETINNNQKLQKILDIWTSDSGVICLHVFMNIIPVEAYTREAAMISAITLSNLTNIKGGEFYGITATWPQRQKKMLGVYLLHKAMMIFLHEGERQLYPTDIN, encoded by the exons atccGTCCTATCCCTTTTAACGGAAAAGGGAGCAGACCCGAATTTGGTGTTGCCCAAGAAGGGAATTTCACCATTCCACTTGGTTATTGGCTGCGATTCCTACGAATTCGCTCGGGATGTTATCAACGTTATTTTGCAAAACGGTGGAAACCCCAATGTGAG GTCAGACGACGGTCTAACTCCAATCCACATAGCTGCGGCATGGGGACGCTCAGAATTTTTAGAACTGCTCCTCAAGAATGGCGGTGACCCAGAAGTAGGAGACGTCACTCGTAAGACTCCTTTTCACTATGCAGCTGAAGAGGGCTTCACTGACTGTCTCAATCTGCTTAAGGCCTATTTACCCACCAAAAGGGAATTCATTAGGAGAGACGAagacaataataattgctgTTTAGTTTTAG ataaaattattgtaaacaCCGGTGCTCTGATCGGCGAATATTATATCGCCGAAGACGATCCTGGGCTACGCAGTATTACTACAGATCACAACTCCCAACATCACCTGAACTTGCTTCCACATACCAACACTACAGAGTACATCATTAACTGGGTCTCCGGTCAGCAAAGCCAAAATGTCACCACGAACAGCGACAGCAGCATAGCTGAGAGCATAACTGATGGCTTAGGAACTCAGTCTAGCTTCGAGTGTTCTGACGAATCTTTAGGTGAATCTGATGACGAAAGGGAAATAAAGCGATTTGATCCTAAGCTTATCACCTTTAGAAAG GTCTATAGGAAGACGCGCAGGAAGAGCAGTAGCCCTAAGAATAAATCGACGTCTCTTGATGTGTCAAACAGTATCTCCAAATCTCTCCTCAACGAAACCTTCTACAGTGATGCTCGAGATTTTAGCAGCTTTAAAGAATACTCCAAAGAAAGCGGAGTCGTAACTATACCGAACTCCTCCATAAGCACTCTGTCGGAAAAGTTCATTCCGAATGTCTCTCGGAAGCAGGATAAAAGCAGTGACTATTTTACGTGTTCCCACATCAGTATTAACTCTTTGGAGAAGAACATTTTCGAACTGACCGACGATCTCACCACTTTAAGTGTGAATGTGCAGAATGACAACGCCGTGAAGACGGGTGAGAACTCTGATGATGGGGCGAGTGCCGAAGCAGAGTGTAGTTTTGTTAGCGTTTCGGAAGTATACAAGTACATTGACGCTGAGGAAGGGGTAGTTTTGTACGAAAGAAGGTTCCTGAAAAGCTCTAG tGGATATGCCAAGAGTGTCAAGTCTTCGAACGTGTCTTGTCTCTCATCGTTGCCTCCTTCTTTCGAGTATGATGACAACAATTTAAGACGGGAATTAAGACAGCTAGGATATAATCCGGGGCCTATAACCGACACTACCAAGAGCCTTTACCTGAAAAAGTTGCATCAACTTAAAAAACATCCGGAGATCGCAAAGACTTATTCTACCAaggcaaacaaaaaaa tatACTCAGTGGAGTTGGAAAAATGCCTCAGAAATCTAGACTGGTGCACCGAATTATCGTTTAAAAATCTCGAAACGCAGTTAGAACAACAATTCAGCTCCCCCAACCCCACTGTTAAATGGAGAGAGGGCATGACCAAATCGTCATTCACATATCTCCTTTTAGATCCTCGATTGACGAAGAATTTGCCTCATCGCGCGGAAACTTTATCCCCCTTAGAAATATGGCAAACCTTTTTGTCCTCCATATTTTACGTGGGAAAAGGAAAGCGCTCCAGACCGTATCAACATCTGTACGACGCCGTCGGCATCTGGAAAAAGCAAGAAACGATCAATAACAatcaaaaattacagaaaattctGGACATTTGGACGAGTGATAGCGGTGTAATTTGTCTGCACGTGTTTATGAACATTATACCCGTCGAGGCGTATACGAGAGAGGCCGCAATGATCAGTGCAATAACTTTGTCGAATTTGACGAACATTAAAGGGGGTGAGTTTTACGGAATTACAGCGACGTGGCCCCAAAGGCAAAAAAAGATGTTGGGGGTTTATTTGTTGCATAAGGCAATGATGATATTCTTGCACGAAGGCGAGAGACAGTTATATCCTACAGATATAAATTAA